A window of Candidatus Abyssobacteria bacterium SURF_5 genomic DNA:
CGGCGTCGGCGCGCGCAGGTCGGCGACAAAATCCGAAATCGTGAAATCGATCTCGTGTCCTACCGCGGATACCACAGGAGTCTTGCACGCGAAAAGAGCGCGAGCAACGACTTCTTCGTTAAACGCCCAGAGGTCCTCCAGCGACCCGCCCCCGCGCCCGACGATAATTACGTCGATATTCCCCAGGGCGTCCAGCACCCTTATGCCCTCGGCGATTTGCTCGGCTGCGCCCTCACCCTGGACCAACGAAGGATACAGCACCACCTCGACGGTCGAAAATCGCCGGTCGAGTACATGGAGAATATCCCGGATCGCGGCCCCCGTGGGCGACGTCACTACCCCTATTCGCTGCGGGAACAATGGAAGCGACCTTTTATGCTCGGCGGCGAAAAGACCTTCCTGGTCCAGCTTTCTTTTCAACTGCTCGAACGCAAGCTGTAGAGCGCCATAACCGACCGGCTCGGCCCGCTCAACAATAAACTGATAGTTTCCCCGCTTCTCGTAGACACTGATTCTGCCGAAAACATTTACCTGAAGGCCATCCTGCAGTTTGAACTTCAGACGATCGGCATCACTGCGAAAAAAAACAATACTCAGTTGGCTGTGATTGTCTTTGAGCGTGCAATAAATATGGCCGGAAGCCTGTCTCCTGCAGTTCGATATCTCGCCACATACCCAGATGCGCCCGAAAAACTCCTCCAGGATGGTTTTGATGTTCCTGGTGAGTTCGGAGACGGAGAAAATATGATCGGGAGCATAAACGTTCATGTCAGCAGTTCCGGAACTTCTTGATTTAACACTAAATTATAACAAATAGCCACATCTTTCACAAGGTTTTCGTTAAAACGGTTCTGCCTCCGCCCTACATCGGCATCTCCGTGTAGCGCAGGCATTTTGCCTGCAAGGGGAGATGCTGCAAAGATGCACAAGAAGTGGTAGTAGTCTACGCCTAGGGCCAAATTTGAGAAGGAGAAAAATGATGCCTTAGACCTTCATCCCGTTGGCTGAATCCAGAAGAAGGAATGGTGGCGCAGGCTTCCAGCCTGTGCTTTGGCCGGTCAACTGCCAAAAGTCCC
This region includes:
- a CDS encoding exodeoxyribonuclease VII large subunit — encoded protein: MNVYAPDHIFSVSELTRNIKTILEEFFGRIWVCGEISNCRRQASGHIYCTLKDNHSQLSIVFFRSDADRLKFKLQDGLQVNVFGRISVYEKRGNYQFIVERAEPVGYGALQLAFEQLKRKLDQEGLFAAEHKRSLPLFPQRIGVVTSPTGAAIRDILHVLDRRFSTVEVVLYPSLVQGEGAAEQIAEGIRVLDALGNIDVIIVGRGGGSLEDLWAFNEEVVARALFACKTPVVSAVGHEIDFTISDFVADLRAPTPSAAAELVVQEREAVAADVARLRQALARSVSTSLDNLGHRLKSAVSAYAFRRPSDMLVQYEQQLDDIRERTQELQDRFLENLETRSVNLRNRLLAARPERAFSFLGQRLHADGRMLAERLQRALASREAELGGLAAKLDSLSPLAVLGRGYSIAYREPDKTIIRDSSEVSGGDHVRVKLHRGSLACTVNQVEQEGSANG